TGGGAACCAAGGTCACCCAGGAGATCTCCGCCGCCATCGCCGGCAAGACCACCGTGGACAAGGCACTCGACGACGGCCAGAAGCTCGCCGAGGAAGTCGCCAAGAACTACCAGAAGTAGCCCCTCAGCGCTCGGCCGGTCCCCTGGTCGGCCGAGTCCTGGCTGCCCTGTCCGGTCTCCCCAGTGCCCCAAGGGTCTGGGAGGTTTTCCCATCCGGCGGAGAAAGGCCCATGACCACACTCACCGCTCCCCCCAAGACCGCACCGCCGCCCGCCGGCCACCGGTCGCCCTCCGGTGTCAGCAAGTGGCGGCGCCGTATTCCGCTGCTGCCGGCGCTGATCTTCACCATCGTCGTCACGCAGCTGCCGTTCGTGGCCACGCTCGTGATCTCCACCTTCCAGTGGAACATCCTCAGGCCGGGCGACCGGCACTTCACCGGCCTGTCCAACTACGCGTTCGTCTTCACCGACGAGCGGCTGCGCGCGGCGGTGCTCAACACCGTCGTCCTCACCGCGTCGGTGGTGCTCATCAGCGTGCTCCTGGGCCTTGGCCTGGCCATGCTGCTAGACCGCCGCTTCATCGGCCGCGGACTGGCGCGTACCCTGCTCATCGCCCCGTTCCTCGTCATGCCGGTCGCCGCGTCGCTGCTGTGGAAGCACGCCATCTACAACCCCGACTACGGCCTGCTCAACGGCACCCTCAACGCCGTCTACCGGCTGTTCGGCGCCTCCAATGGCCCCACCGTCGACTGGATCTCCTCCTACCCCATGCCCGCCGTCGTGGTCTCGCTGGTGTGGCAGTGGACGCCGTTCATGATGCTGATCCTGCTGGCCGGCCTGCAGTCGCAGCCCGGTGACGTGCTGGAGGCGGCCCGCATGGACGGGGCGGGGGCCATGGCGACCTTCCGCTACATCACCCTGCCGCACCTGCGCCAGTACCTGGAGCTGGGCATCCTGCTCGGCACGATCTACGTCGTGCAGACCTTCGACGCCGTCTACACCATCACCCAGGGCGGCCCCGGCTCCCAGACCACCAACCTGCCCTACGAGATCTACCTGACCATGTTCCGCAAGTACGAGTACGGCCAGGCGGCCGCCGCCGGCGTCGTCGTCGTCCTCGGCTCGATCGTGATCGCGACCTTCGCGCTGCGCACCATCGCGTCGCTGTTCCGCGAGGAGGTATCCCGATGACCCACGCAGCAGTCGCCGCCCCGGGGGCCAGGTTCAAGAAGCTCCTGCGTGACAAGGACGACCCCAGCTCACCGCGCCTGTCACCCCTGTGGACCTTCGTCGCCTGGCTCGCCACCCTGGCGTTCTTCGCGCCGGTGGCATGGATGGTTCTCACCTCCTTCCACAAGGAGGCGGACGCGGCCACCAACCCGCCGACTCCCTTCGCTCCCCTCACCTTTGACCAGTACAAGCTGCTGTTCAGCCGGGACATCACCCCCTTCCTCCTGAACTCGGCCATGGCCAGCGTCATTTCGACACTGCTGGTGCTCGTTCTGGCGGTGCCGACGGCCTACGCGCTGTCCATCAAGCCGGTCGAGAAGTGGACCGACGTGATGTTCTTCTTCCTGTCCACGAAGTTCCTCCCGGCCATCGCGGCCCTGCTGCCGGTGTACCTGATCGTCAAGGACGTCGGGATGCTGGACAACGTGTGGACGCTGATCGTCCTCTACACCGCCATGAACCTCCCGATCGCGGTGTGGATGATGCGCTCGTTCCTCGCCGAGGTCCCCAAAGAGATCCTGGAGGCGGCCGAGGTCGACGGGGCCAACCTGTTTACCGTGCTGTGGCGG
This is a stretch of genomic DNA from Streptomyces hawaiiensis. It encodes these proteins:
- a CDS encoding carbohydrate ABC transporter permease; amino-acid sequence: MTHAAVAAPGARFKKLLRDKDDPSSPRLSPLWTFVAWLATLAFFAPVAWMVLTSFHKEADAATNPPTPFAPLTFDQYKLLFSRDITPFLLNSAMASVISTLLVLVLAVPTAYALSIKPVEKWTDVMFFFLSTKFLPAIAALLPVYLIVKDVGMLDNVWTLIVLYTAMNLPIAVWMMRSFLAEVPKEILEAAEVDGANLFTVLWRVVAPIAMPGLAATSLICFIFSWNEFMFAVNLTATQASTAPVFLVGFITNEGLFLARLCAAATLVSLPVLIAGFAAQDKLVRGLSLGAVK
- a CDS encoding carbohydrate ABC transporter permease, which codes for MTTLTAPPKTAPPPAGHRSPSGVSKWRRRIPLLPALIFTIVVTQLPFVATLVISTFQWNILRPGDRHFTGLSNYAFVFTDERLRAAVLNTVVLTASVVLISVLLGLGLAMLLDRRFIGRGLARTLLIAPFLVMPVAASLLWKHAIYNPDYGLLNGTLNAVYRLFGASNGPTVDWISSYPMPAVVVSLVWQWTPFMMLILLAGLQSQPGDVLEAARMDGAGAMATFRYITLPHLRQYLELGILLGTIYVVQTFDAVYTITQGGPGSQTTNLPYEIYLTMFRKYEYGQAAAAGVVVVLGSIVIATFALRTIASLFREEVSR